The sequence AATTTAGAACTGAGAACGTTGAAACGGTTTCACTTGAAAATAATCTGATGCTTGGAGATGTTTTCGACGGAATTGATTTGCAAGATGCATCTGTTCGTAGCCAGCATAAAGACTTTTTCGACGAGTTTGAGCTGATTATCAGTGGAAGTGGAGACTTTGCTTCAGAGAGTTGTGTGAATCTATGTGAGGCGTTGGATGTTGATGACTatggtggtggtgatgatggTATGGCCAAACAAGCGATTGATTTTGTTCAAAGTGTTCCGGAGAAGCCTAGTGTTGCAGATGAGGTTCAGGTAGAGGAAGTTCCCAAATTAGTTGGAGTTTTGGAGACTAATGATGAAGAGATGGGACTTGTTACTAGTAGTCAGGTTTTGACAGATTCTATTCTTCAGATGGTTGAAGATGATGACGAGGTTGAGGAAGGAGAGATATCTGGGGATGATGGTGATTATAATATGCTTCTAGGAGATGATCTACCAGCTGAAAGGAATGAGGAGAAAGGAGGAGAAGGGACTAGTAGTAAGAGTACTTGTTTTGAGGTAGTGAATGGTGAAACTGGAGTTAAGGAGAATGATCTAACTTCCAAAAATCAAGAACAGGTATTAGAATGCCATGTTGCTGATTATATTCTGATCTCTTGTATGGCGTTTACAAAATCTGACTTGTCTTGTTTACATTTTTGTCTGCAGATGGCTTCTCAAACTTGCATAAAGAAAAAATCTGTGCCTTCTAAGGAAGCAAAAGCTAGAAAGAAGGTAACTATTCTTCATGGGAATATCTTGCAATCAGATTCTTTTTTGTGTGTGGCATAGGACGTTTGCTTACTGGTAAGCTATTTTCATGCAGGCAAAAGCTCGGAAGAAAAGAGCTCAAGAGCGTATAGCacttggcgtgaagaagttgaAACTGAAGCCAGTAGCTCCGAAACCAAAACCTATAAAATATTGTCGACATCATCTCAAGGGACGGTGCCATGAGGTATGCACTATGGCGCTGGATTCTACAAGATTCTATGGAactttagttttgttttcttgtcgCTGACGGAAACTTCTTTCCATGTTTTGCAGGGAAAAGACTGCAAATTTTCACACGATATAATTCCGGAAACCAAATCTTCGGTATGATTTACTCTTCTGAACTTTATATAGCAAAAATTATTTAGATATATTTGTTTCTCTGTGGTCTCCACTCATTATATACTTAATGACTTTCAGCCGTGCTGCTACTTTGCAACTCAGTCATGTATGAAAGGAGACGATTGTCCGTTCGACCATGATCTGTCCAAATACCCTTGCCACAATATCGTGACCAAAGGTTTCTGCCACAGGGGTGATAAGTGTTTGTTTTCGCACAAGGTAAAAAAAATCTACCTCCTCGTGATCCTTCTTCCGactcttattatatatttgatctTTTGATCCTAATATACCAGTTTTCAATTAACAGGGTACTCCACAAGCTGCTTCAGATACACCGAGTGCAAATATAACAACCTCATCAAGTAACATCGCTGCAGCATCTTTCTCGCCTCAGAAATCAAGTAAACCAACCGTGAGACAGGCCATAGCTAGATTACCGGCTATTCAAGCAAGAGTTTCAAGCTCAGCTGCGTTTTTGAAGCCCTCTAGTCAACCTAACCAAAAGAACTCATCTGATGCATCATCTTCAAAGATCAATGAACATGCAACACCTCCACAGATTCCTCCTTTGAGAAGACCATCCGTTGCTCCTAAGGGTATGAGTTTTCTCTCTTTAGACAAAACCACACAAGAGAAGGAGGTCAAACCGTCTCTTGGGTCCAAGCAAAACACGCAGAACTCTGATAATCAGAGCTTGAAGCAGTCACAACAGATAAGCTCTGTTCCTCTGGTGGCTCGCAAAGGAATCAGTTTCTTACCATCTGCATCGGAAGAACCAGCAAGTTGTAGTAATCTCAAGACAACGCCTAACATACACATTCAAAGTTCTCTACACTCTGCCATGAAACTCGCTGCAGAATTCGAATCTACTAAAGTTGAGAGACGCACAAATGGCCCCGAAGAAGCTGTAAACAAGGGGGACGTCACAGTTAACACTGTAACCAGAAACTCAGGGAACATATCGTCCAAGATCCTCGACTTCTTGTCAAGCTTTAACCATGGCAAAAACTGATGTATATTTGGTTTCTCTTTGAGATGAAAGAACGAAAAACTAAACTGAGTGTTTAGTGCACTCAGGTATTGTGCTTTCGTTCCAGCTTAATACCaaaattataagatattttatgtttcttgcTAACCGCCTTTAGACTTCACATTTTCTCTAGGTCTGAAGCTGAATCCTGCAATGCATCGTCATTGAAACGTCTCCTCATGTTTAGAAACAGGTTTCTACAGTTTTCATTATATTTGCTAATTAAAAGCTTACACTCTTCCatcttatttcttttgttaattttaccttttttttccCTTGTAAACACTTTAGTTGATATAGTACTTTGTTTAAGAAGAGAGTGGTCACTACATAAGCATGTGCTTGACCTGTTTTCACCTAAACTATTCATCGTCTttgttcctttttatttttcttgttggtTGGTTAAGATAAGGTACTTGCTCTTTCCTTTACAGTAGTAATCTATCATTTTTAAGCCAAGATACTGCTATAAAATCCAATCTTCTCAATAGACATGTAAACCAAAAGTCAGATCGTATCTGGTGAAACTGGTTTTGTCTAAAGAGACTCAAAACAGTGAAAGTGAATCAGATTCATGCTCTGCATAAGTATTGGTGCCTTGAGAATGAGGTTTGGTCAACACATGGTAAATGATGAGAGAAGCATCATCTCTTCATCTCTAAGGTGTAACTTAAGTTTTTTCCTTTTGTAGTTGTTACAGCTTTAGCTAAAGAgtacaggaaaaaaaaaagcttaatcAACTGGTACAAAACAAACCCTTCTATAAAGGGTTATAGATTCTGTCTAAGCACATGGTGCCCTTCTTAGTGTTGTTACCTTCTCTCGTTCCTTTATTTGTGAAACTGAAATTTTGATGGTCCCATTAGTGTCTCTCTATATCTCTCTTTAAATGCATCATCTACTATTTCACTTTCTGGTAATACTGTATGTTAATTGCAACTTCTTTTTAGATTATTATACTCGCATTTGAATCTCTATATATCTCTTCAAATGCATCAACTGCCATTTAATTTTCTAGTAATTTAGGTTAACTGCATCTTTTGGACTATTTAACCCATTTGTTGTTTCTTAGGTTATTTTGGAAATctgaataataaataaaagatgGCGTTAGGTTAGTACAGTACTACTACCTGGACTTGGTCAGATCCAGTTCAGAGtggaatatttatttatatcggTGGGTATATAGGAGTAATTAACTGTCACGAGTCTCAACCAGATTTTTCCGGACCATCATACGATGATTCGGAAGTAACTGTatgtataattttaatattatatataagggAGACTAGAAGCCTATAATATAGTAGTAGTAGAATAGTTAAGAATATTAGAGTATATATTTTTGACCGTGTAAAATTTTGACACTAATCCATACATTCAACCATTCTGTTAGTCTtatacaaattaaatttttttactttaattttGTTAAGTAAAAAAGGGAGTTtcactttttgtttttggttcggCTCAAAATGTTTTTCCACCTAATTACGTTGAACTCTTTTATATGTgattcaaagaatatattaatttgtttgaaCAGTAAAGAAACAAGGACTCAACGTCGCTGTCTACGATCACTTCTTACAATCAAACGACATATCCAAGCTTGAACTGGGACGTATCGATGGTATGTCCCCACGCAAGAAACCAAATCTACGATCTGCATTTCTCGCCACTACGTCTCGTTATACTTTTATTattcatctgtttttttttttttttagttgtgTGAATGAATCTCAGGATTTCTTGTCGTGCATTGAAAATAGAGAAAATTACACTTTAAGTCAGTTTACAAGTTTTTAATAACACTTTGGGTCACTTTCAGCTACTGGGTCAGTTTTTTCTAACAAGCTCTCTTTTCTCCACTTGTTTCTAACTAACTTAGTCTATCCGTAACTACTAGTCAAAAAGATCCAACAAGTAGAAGGACGGGAACCGCTCACCACCGCACATCTCCCTCACCATCCGACGGCCCATAATGTTTCTGCTATATATGACAAGACATATATCTGTCAAAATTTTCAACCTTTAGATTAACAATTTGACTTTTCATTTGTGCGGTCCAGATTTTACCAAGTTCCCAACATCTTCATCTTCCGCTCACCACCGCACATCTTCCtcgttttctttctatttttcttcaCACCAAATCAACCTAACACAAAGATCAATACGAAAGTCAGTTCATACATTAATTTTACTTTAAGTACACGTTTACAAGTTATAGTGTTCACACTAACGTCAAACGGTTCCTCCCACGCATCCACATACAGGAGCGCTTGTGTACATGTGTACCTacgatgtacacatgtacacgtATATTGTTCCCAACTCGTACGTACACCTGTACACCTCAGTCGTTCCTAACTCGCACAAATACATCCTCCGCCTCCACCTAACACACACGTCGCACAGTTCAATACATTGTCCACATGTACTCTTCCGAGAGTCAGTTCATACATTAAATTTGCTTTAAGTACACGTTTACAAGTTATAGTGTTCACACTAACGCCAAACGGTTCCTCCTACGCATCCACATACAAGAGCGCTTCTGTACATGCGTACATACGCCAGGTGTACATCGCATACTATAGGTGTACATGGGTGCACTCGTTTTTCATACAGCCCCAAATGTACATTCTTTAACATACAGACTTACTAAATCTAAATGTATACCAACTTGAATCGTGTACATACGCCAGGTGTACATCGCATACTATAGGTGTACATGTGTGCACTCGTTTTTCATACAGTCCCAAATGTACATTCTATAGCATACAGTCTTACTAAATCTAAATGTATACCAACTTGCTTGCGTTCGACAACCAAAAATGCAACAATAACTACATAAATAAGATTTGGTTTCCTAAACGTCCAACCATAGGTGATAATACAAAAAACTTGCTGACATAACATGTTTTGCAACACAGAGAACCGATAGTAAATGAAACATCCAACACAACAAGGGCCCTAACCAAAAACAACCTCCAACCCTTTCTGCAATGTCACAACAAAATAAACCCTCCCTACGCAATCATCACAAGTACAAAGGCACTACGCAACAAAATAAATCCTCCCTTCTTCGTTAGCACCTGCCTTGTCAGCATCTCGTGTATCACTTTGCCCATTAGCACCCTACGGACAGGAAACCTAAATAGGGTTCCAAAGCAAGATCTTAGGAGCATCACCATCTCCTCGGTGCCGTTTAGTGCGTCTCTAACGCACAGCAGAAAATCTATAGTAGAGTACATGTTGATTTTCTCGTAGGGGAAACGATCTGTTGCAAATAACCTCTCCGGTAGACTGGCCGGTACAACCTCTACCTCGTCTgttccaataaaaaaaaaaacactcgtTTGAGGGACAAATCGACAGCAAAACTAAATCAAACTAAGAGGGGGGGGGGATGCGCATTACTAACCAACGGCAATCTCTTTACCACGCAGACTCCGCCGTCGAGACATCTTGTTTATCGTCGCCGAAACTCGCCGTCGTTTTTTTGGCTCGCTATCGCCGCTTCGGTTTCTCCCTCTCTGGTCTCGGTAAAAGCGAAGTTAAAAGTGAATAATTATCCTTACAGATCTGTCTATAATATCCGTCTGTGGGCCCACCACctagattttaaattttgaaatttgaacaatcaaactaagaaaaaagaaaaggaacgGACCGGTTATGATTTTTTGAGAGCAAGTTGGGTCTTTTCAAATGAAAACTGCCCCAGTAGCAAGAAGTGCATTTTTATGACATAGAAACACGTAAACTGCCCTAGAGTGAAAATAACTCTTGAAAATAAATGTTGTTTTTTTAAGAcaaaattattatcttttggTTATTGTGAAAGTTTTGGCCAATCaagaattttgttttgttttattgcaCTTCAATAgttttcaataactttttttggtaaaatgttaaattttatactaaattttaagtttttggcaGCGATCACAAAAATGACGAGTAGCAGAAAGCAGAAATTAAACTACAAAAACGAAACCAGAGAATAACCACGGACTACAACAATTACGGGAAAGGACAGAGGGATATGCAGACCAAGACCAATGCAGGAAGCAAGTCTTCAATGGAACTGATTCTTTCACCACGTGTTTTGCAACGttgtgtttttcttcttctggttGTTGATAAATTCTTACGAAAGAGCTGGTTTACTTGGCTTTACTCTTCTGTTCACAATCTTGTGATTAACATATTCAgctctgttctttttttttggtaaaatattcaGCTCTGTTCTTGTGTATCGAATATAATAAATCAAgacttgtatatatgcttttaacaATATGCAACCTTTTCTTATATCTATTTATTGGAGTATGATTCCTAGTTATCTTAGGAATTATACGGAATAGATTTAGATAGACTCTAATATGATTTTCCTATTCTAGATAAGTTCTTTTACGATTTCCTATTGTTGCTTTACTTAACTTGGTATATAAACCAAGTTTCTAATCAATAAAACATAACTTTCTTTGATCCCAAACTAGAATttgtcatggtatcagagcaagaaCAAATATAAACACATCAAAAATATTCTTAATCTCGTAATTGTCTTGCAAATCGCAGACCATTCAcgaatattttcaaaaacttCTTTATTCAGAAACTTGAATAAGAAGCTCTTCTATTCATAATTAATCGTGTTTTTTGCAAAATTGCAAAACACAAATCTTCCTTATTAACTCATCGTTTCAGAATTTGAAACAACGAGCAATCAAACCTTCGGCGTTCAACAAATGGCGATCACCGCAGGCGACATCAAATACAAAACAATCACTCCTTATGATCTTTCATCTAATGATAATCCAGGAGCTGTTATATCTCAACCACTCCTTAATGGATTGAATTACGATGAATGGGCCATCAACTTCCGTATGGCTCTTAGCTCACGGAAGAAGTTTGGTTTCCTTGACGGCAGTCTACCAAAACCGGCAGCCGATTCAACCTACTTAGAAGATTGGATAGCAAACAATCATCTGATTGTAGGGTGGATAAAACAAACGATTGAACCAAAAATTCGATCATCTATCTCTACCCGTGAAATCGCTAAAGATTTATGGGATATCATCAAAAAACGTTACTCTATCAAAAGTGGAGCACGTCTTCAGCAGCTACGAAACTCTCTTGCAAATTGCAAACAGAATGGTACTTCGATAGATGAATACTTTGGTCGTCTAACGAAAATCTGGGATGGAATTGCAGATTGCATGAGTTCCAAACAATGTAGTTGTGGCAAGTGCGAATGTGATCTAAATTCGGCCAGAGacaaagaaatagaaactctaCGGGTTCATGACTTTCTCTCGGGACTCAATGATGCTACACACGGCATCATACGATCACAAATATGCGCCATAACTCCTCTTCCAGACCTTGATAGTGTCTACCAGACGGTGTCACAGAACGAGATAATTCGTTCCAGCGTCACAACGGATACACCAGTTATGAGCTTCTCATCTCAGGCTCGTTCATCACCTAAACCAAGCACTCCGAGACCAGGGAACAAAGATCCTTCCCGACAATGCACGGCGTGTGGTCGGACAGGACATGAAGCCTCAGGGTGCTTTACAATTATCGGGTTTCCTGAATGGTGGGAAGATAGACCAAAGAACAGAGGTCCTAATCGCAGTACACAACAAAAATCAACTCAACCAAAAGCAAATACAGCTACAGTCGCTAAAACAGGGACATCAAAGGTTCAAGCGAACATAACCATCACCGATGCTGATCGATTGGGACTCACTGGTATTACTGATGAGCAATGGAGTATTGTTCACAAGTTAATCAATAAAGGAACAGCTCAAAACGAGCATCTAAAGGGTAAGAAAGATGAGTGTATTTGGATCATGGATACCGGTGCAACACACCATATGACAGGTTGCATCGATATAATGACAAACACTCGTGATATCACACCCATACCGGTTCTGTTGCCCGCGGGCTCAGAAGCAATGGCTTCTAAGCAAGGAACAGTTCAACTAACAAGCACATTACACATTCACAATGTGTATTATGTCGCTGGATTTCATACTAATCTCATCTCCTTCGGTCAACTTGTTACAGATAAATTTCTTGTTGGACAAGTAACTGATAAACTTATGATATTGCAGGACCGTACCTCGAGGATGCTGATTGGTGCGGGTGAAAGAGAGGTAGAGGGATTGTACCGTTTTCGAGGGATCGAAACCTTGACGTCACTGCAGACTACTGTAGAAGATTCAGTTTTATGGCATCGTCGTCTTGGCCATCCGTCTACTCGTATCACGGGAATAGTTTCTACTTCAGAAAATTTAAATCTTATCAAGAGTTGTGATATTTGTTTTCGAGCTAAACAAACTCGTCAAAGTTTTCCAGATAGCAATAATAATGCAAAAGAGATTTTTGATTTAATCCATTGTGATCTTTGGGGTCCGTATCGAACAACAACATTCTGCGGTTCTCGTTACTTCCTCACCATCGTTGATGATTTTTCCCGAGCTATATGGTTATATCTTTTACCGGACAAGACCTTTGTGGCTCAACAGCTAAAAGATTTCATGGCTTTGATCGATAGACAGTTTGGTAAGAAGATCAAAACATTGCGGAGCGATAACGGGACCGAGTTTACCTGTCTCACTAACTTCCTTAGAGAACAAGGAATTATCCATGAAACCTCGTGTGTACATACTCCGCAGCAGAATGGACGTGCTGAACGAAAACATAGGCATATACTTAATGTCGCACGAGCTTTGAGATTTCAGGCAAACTTACCGATTGGTCTATGGGGAGAATGTGTTCTCACAGCGGCACACCTAATCAATCGAACACCATCATCACTTCTTAAAAATAAGACTCCGTTTGAGCTTCTTCATGGTCAACCTCCTACGATTTCTCACCTTCGTGTTCTTGGTTG comes from Brassica rapa cultivar Chiifu-401-42 chromosome A02, CAAS_Brap_v3.01, whole genome shotgun sequence and encodes:
- the LOC103851799 gene encoding uncharacterized protein LOC103851799 isoform X2, which encodes MESSVAPLPHRRSHLPNRSFRSVLHHLCSSFESNSQISLATPDVLRELVTRTETAQACEPGEVLLTENPLILEPRSDEFRTENVETVSLENNLMLGDVFDGIDLQDASVRSQHKDFFDEFELIISGSGDFASESCVNLCEALDVDDYGGGDDGMAKQAIDFVQSVPEKPSVADEVQVEEVPKLVGVLETNDEEMGLVTSSQVLTDSILQMVEDDDEVEEGEISGDDGDYNMLLGDDLPAERNEEKGGEGTSSKSTCFEVVNGETGVKENDLTSKNQEQMASQTCIKKKSVPSKEAKARKKAKARKKRAQERIALGVKKLKLKPVAPKPKPIKYCRHHLKGRCHEGKDCKFSHDIIPETKSSPCCYFATQSCMKGDDCPFDHDLSKYPCHNIVTKGFCHRGDKCLFSHKGTPQAASDTPSANITTSSSNIAAASFSPQKSSKPTVRQAIARLPAIQARVSSSAAFLKPSSQPNQKNSSDASSSKINEHATPPQIPPLRRPSVAPKGMSFLSLDKTTQEKEVKPSLGSKQNTQNSDNQSLKQSQQISSVPLVARKGISFLPSASEEPASCSNLKTTPNIHIQSSLHSAMKLAAEFESTKVERRTNGPEEAVNKGDVTVNTVTRNSGNISSKILDFLSSFNHGKN
- the LOC103851799 gene encoding uncharacterized protein LOC103851799 isoform X1, encoding MAITAGDIKYKTITPYDLSSNDNPGAVISQPLLNGLNYDEWAINFRMALSSRKKFGFLDGSLPKPAADSTYLEDWIANNHLIVGWIKQTIEPKIRSSISTREIAKDLWDIIKKRYSIKSGARLQQLRNSLANCKQNGTSIDEYFGRLTKIWDGIADCMSSKQCSCGKCECDLNSARDKEIETLRVHDFLSGLNDATHGIIRSQICAITPLPDLDSVYQTVSQNEIIRSSVTTDTPVMSFSSQARSSPKPSTPRPGNKDPSRQCTACGRTGHEASGCFTIIGFPEWWEDRPKNRGPNRSTQQKSTQPKANTATVAKTGTSKVQANITITDADRLGLTGITDEQWSIVHKLINKGTAQNEHLKGKKDECIWIMDTGATHHMTGCIDIMTNTRDITPIPVLLPAGSEAMASKQGTVQLTSTLHIHNVYYVAGFHTNLISFGQLVTDKFLVGQVTDKLMILQDRTSRMLIGAGEREVEGLYRFRGIETLTSLQTTVEDSVLWHRRLGHPSTRITGIVSTSENLNLIKSCDICFRAKQTRQSFPDSNNNAKEIFDLIHCDLWGPYRTTTFCGSRYFLTIVDDFSRAIWLYLLPDKTFVAQQLKDFMALIDRQFGKKIKTLRSDNGTEFTCLTNFLREQGIIHETSCVHTPQQNGRAERKHRHILNVARALRFQANLPIGLWGECVLTAAHLINRTPSSLLKNKTPFELLHGQPPTISHLRVLGCLAYAHNKNTKGDKFAPRSRRCILIGYPSGTKGWKLFDLEQETVFISRDVTFQEDVFPYDNKASTAPTETPSPHIMTASDTDDVIVSLPIQENTPTALENQTEEVDITETEDTETEDIGTEVIENTETELLGRGHRTRIPSTRYHDFVINTVTTIPTLTPSLPSSTPQLSSGSLFPLSNYLSYDRITPKHCSYLMALASNIEPRSFKEAMKHKVWRESMKSEMDALERQHTWDLQELPQDKKALGTKWVHTIKLRADGTIERHKSRLVVLGNNQKEGLDYTETFSPVAKMITVRLFLDLAAKNNHAIHQMDVHNAFLHGDLQEEVYIKVPLGFSNPNDTRVCRLRKSLYGLKQAPRCWFAKLADALVKYGFSQTHSDHSLFIYTKDKISLMILVYVDDLIISGNSSSEVDSFKAYLSTCFHMKDLGILKYFLGLEVARSPQGIYLCQRKYILEIITECGLLGCRPAGSPMDQYHKLGSSQSDFLKDPERYRRLTGRLIYLLATRPDLAYSVHILSQFMQQPREEHWSAALKTVRYLKGTIGQGILLRANATFSITGWCDADWGACPTSHRSLTGWIIQFGTSPIAWKTTKQDAVSLSSTEAEFRAMKAITQELIWLKELLREMGVSHQEPMTVCCDNKSALHISANPVLHKKTKHMGIICQFVRDEIIKGVIKTIHVSTYDQLADIFTKALGRREFDSFLLKLGINNIHAPT